The Carnobacterium mobile DSM 4848 genome includes a window with the following:
- the mgtE gene encoding magnesium transporter yields the protein MEPAEFAELFEWMDPADQTEAYEAFSPEYIANLFHYMEIDNVVNFLSYRDDEERQVLLNFLDTAERSKVEEMLAYEPETAGSIMTKGFISVSPEHTVQQTVEMVRTIAKEAEMVYYIYVLDTTSRLVGILSLRDTILNPEDTKVQDVMLTQLAFVRLNDDQEAVARMIQDYNLLAVPVLNDEDVMLGIVTVDDVMDILVEETTEDFNEFSAIRKTKSKTERGEESAWQIARARMPWIVILVFLGMISASLISSFEETLSQVVILAAFIPIIMDSAGNVGTQSLAVAVRNISMGEERTREEFWQNVLKELLAGMMIGLSAGAVLALVVGIFYQNLVLAAIIGFSLFVTLSLSTVVGAVIPFLINRLKIDPAIASGPFITTINDAMGLLIYFSVATKLLHVL from the coding sequence AGCAGAATTTGCGGAATTATTTGAATGGATGGATCCTGCTGATCAAACAGAAGCTTATGAAGCCTTCTCGCCTGAATACATTGCGAACTTATTCCATTATATGGAGATAGACAATGTGGTAAACTTTTTATCTTACCGAGATGACGAAGAAAGACAAGTTCTCTTAAATTTCTTAGACACAGCAGAAAGAAGCAAAGTAGAAGAAATGCTCGCGTATGAACCAGAAACTGCGGGATCCATTATGACGAAAGGGTTTATTAGCGTTTCTCCTGAACATACTGTGCAGCAAACAGTGGAGATGGTACGTACTATTGCTAAGGAAGCAGAAATGGTCTACTATATTTACGTTTTAGACACAACCAGCAGATTGGTAGGCATCTTATCTTTGCGAGACACAATTTTGAATCCGGAAGATACAAAAGTCCAAGATGTAATGTTGACTCAATTAGCCTTTGTACGTCTGAATGATGACCAAGAAGCGGTTGCTCGCATGATTCAAGATTATAATCTGTTGGCCGTTCCTGTTTTGAACGATGAAGATGTGATGCTCGGAATTGTGACGGTCGATGATGTGATGGATATTTTGGTTGAAGAAACGACAGAAGATTTTAATGAATTCTCTGCTATCCGTAAAACGAAAAGCAAAACGGAACGAGGAGAAGAGAGTGCATGGCAAATTGCTCGTGCAAGGATGCCGTGGATCGTCATTCTTGTTTTCTTAGGAATGATCAGTGCTTCTTTGATCAGTTCGTTTGAGGAAACATTGAGTCAAGTAGTTATCCTTGCTGCTTTTATTCCAATTATTATGGATTCAGCTGGGAATGTAGGAACACAATCATTGGCAGTTGCAGTTCGAAATATTTCGATGGGAGAAGAAAGAACCAGAGAAGAGTTTTGGCAGAATGTGCTCAAAGAACTCTTAGCAGGAATGATGATTGGATTGTCGGCAGGAGCAGTTTTAGCACTCGTCGTCGGCATTTTTTATCAGAACCTCGTTTTAGCAGCAATTATTGGGTTTTCACTTTTTGTGACTCTAAGTTTATCGACTGTAGTAGGAGCAGTCATTCCCTTCCTTATCAATCGATTGAAAATTGATCCCGCTATTGCTTCCGGGCCTTTTATTACAACGATCAATGATGCAATGGGATTATTAATTTATTTTAGTGTAGCAACAAAACTTCTTCATGTGCTTTAG
- the wrbA gene encoding NAD(P)H:quinone oxidoreductase, with protein sequence MTKANLAVVFYSMGGTNYQLAQWAAEAATAAGADVRVLKVQELAPEAIIQGNETWKATVEATKDVPVATSADLEWADAIIFSTPTRFGNMPSQMKQFLDIQGGIWASGKTVNKVVSAMSSAQNPHGGQEATILSLYTSMMHWGAIIAAPGYSDPVLFKAGGNPYGTSVTVGQDGKMIEDVADAVKYQAERTVKVAEWVKKGNE encoded by the coding sequence ACAAATTATCAATTAGCACAATGGGCAGCAGAAGCCGCAACAGCAGCAGGCGCTGATGTCAGAGTATTAAAAGTACAAGAATTGGCTCCTGAAGCAATCATTCAAGGAAATGAAACGTGGAAAGCTACTGTCGAAGCAACAAAAGACGTTCCAGTAGCAACATCCGCTGATTTGGAGTGGGCAGATGCCATTATTTTCAGTACTCCAACGCGTTTCGGAAATATGCCATCACAAATGAAACAGTTCCTGGATATCCAAGGCGGCATTTGGGCTAGCGGAAAAACAGTTAACAAAGTAGTTAGTGCTATGTCTTCTGCGCAAAATCCGCATGGTGGACAAGAAGCAACGATTCTATCATTGTATACCAGCATGATGCACTGGGGAGCCATTATTGCAGCACCAGGGTATTCAGACCCTGTCTTATTCAAAGCAGGCGGCAACCCTTATGGAACAAGCGTGACTGTAGGACAAGACGGAAAAATGATCGAAGATGTAGCAGATGCTGTGAAATACCAAGCTGAGCGTACCGTCAAAGTGGCAGAATGGGTCAAAAAAGGCAACGAATAA